A window of Staphylococcus sp. 17KM0847 contains these coding sequences:
- a CDS encoding cation transporter, whose translation MTKHVIAVEGMSCNHCKAAVETAVKENEDVITVEAFPSEDKVEVEVANDVALTDVKQRIYDAGYDVK comes from the coding sequence ATGACTAAACATGTTATTGCAGTAGAAGGGATGAGCTGTAATCATTGTAAAGCAGCAGTTGAAACAGCAGTAAAAGAAAATGAAGATGTGATCACTGTTGAAGCATTTCCATCTGAAGATAAAGTAGAGGTTGAAGTAGCAAATGATGTCGCTTTAACAGATGTTAAGCAGCGTATATATGACGCAGGTTATGATGTGAAGTAA
- a CDS encoding heavy metal-associated domain-containing protein, translating into MKAVVVIDRLKSDVQESELVSRLTSMIGVEAVSIDLPKQTVTLQYDTPANLNTLEKEIYDAGFPVLNAYKGEE; encoded by the coding sequence ATGAAAGCCGTAGTAGTTATAGACCGATTAAAAAGTGATGTACAAGAGTCAGAGCTTGTGTCACGATTAACGTCGATGATTGGTGTAGAAGCAGTTTCTATTGATCTGCCAAAGCAAACTGTGACGCTTCAGTATGATACACCAGCTAATTTGAATACACTTGAAAAAGAAATTTATGATGCAGGTTTTCCTGTGTTAAATGCCTATAAAGGAGAGGAATAG
- the csoR gene encoding copper-sensing transcriptional repressor CsoR has product MIEHANHSQVIKRNLQSRLNRIEGQVRAINRMIDEDVYCDDVLTQIRATRSALNGVATKLLEHHMKGCIMHKVESGNEQEAMDELLVTFQKLMKD; this is encoded by the coding sequence ATGATAGAACACGCAAACCATTCACAAGTTATAAAACGCAACTTGCAATCACGTTTGAATCGTATTGAAGGTCAAGTCAGGGCGATTAACCGAATGATTGATGAAGATGTTTATTGCGATGATGTTTTGACGCAAATACGTGCAACACGTTCAGCATTAAATGGTGTAGCTACTAAGTTGTTAGAACATCATATGAAGGGTTGTATTATGCATAAAGTAGAGTCTGGAAATGAGCAAGAAGCAATGGACGAGCTACTGGTTACTTTTCAAAAACTCATGAAAGATTAG
- the cls gene encoding cardiolipin synthase, whose amino-acid sequence MSEILYSFFIEGNAIANYIFISLFLLNLTFVFTIIFMERRSASSIWAWILVLGLLPILGFILYLLFGRQIQRKSLFQLDEKDRIGLELLVNEQLEALKSGTFAPQNPHMQYYKHMIQMLLYNNAAFYTNHNEIELLTDGYAKFKQLKADIRQAQHYIHIQYYIFRNDMLGKEILELLEQKLDEGLEVKMLYDDMGSRTLTLKDFKLFKEKGGQVEAFFPSKLPLINLRMNNRNHRKIVVIDGKIGYVGGFNVGKEYLGLSKKFGYWRDTHLRIRGEAVSALQLRFILDWNSHAHRNNIHYDDKYFPNNQIETPHNIGVQIASSGPDESWEQIKYGYLKMISMAQKTIYIQTPYFIPDEAFMDALKIAALGGVEVNIMIPNKPDHPFVYWATYKNVASLIEAGARVYLYDNGFLHAKTLTIDDEITSVGTTNMDNRSFTLNFEVNAFVYNETLAQQVKDSFEQDLKVCSELTQERYDQRGLWIKFKESISQLLTPIL is encoded by the coding sequence GTGAGCGAAATACTTTATTCATTTTTTATTGAAGGCAATGCTATTGCCAATTATATTTTTATCAGCTTATTTCTTTTAAACCTAACTTTTGTATTTACCATTATTTTTATGGAGCGACGGAGTGCTAGCTCGATTTGGGCATGGATTCTCGTCTTAGGGCTTTTACCGATTTTAGGGTTTATACTTTACTTATTATTTGGTCGTCAAATTCAACGAAAATCTTTATTTCAGCTAGATGAGAAAGACCGTATCGGCTTAGAACTACTCGTGAACGAACAGCTAGAAGCACTTAAAAGCGGTACATTTGCACCTCAAAACCCGCATATGCAATATTATAAACATATGATTCAAATGTTACTTTATAACAATGCCGCATTCTACACTAATCATAATGAAATAGAGTTATTAACGGATGGTTACGCTAAATTCAAACAATTAAAAGCTGATATTCGACAAGCACAACACTACATACATATTCAGTATTATATTTTTCGCAATGACATGCTCGGTAAAGAAATACTCGAACTTTTAGAACAAAAGTTAGATGAAGGACTAGAAGTCAAAATGCTTTATGATGATATGGGGTCTCGTACATTAACTTTAAAAGACTTTAAGTTATTTAAAGAAAAAGGCGGACAAGTAGAAGCTTTTTTTCCATCTAAGCTTCCACTCATTAATCTCCGTATGAATAACCGTAATCATCGTAAAATCGTAGTTATTGATGGTAAAATTGGTTATGTTGGTGGTTTCAATGTTGGTAAAGAATATCTCGGTTTATCTAAAAAGTTTGGCTATTGGCGTGATACGCATCTACGTATTCGAGGAGAAGCGGTGAGTGCCTTACAATTACGCTTTATCCTAGATTGGAATTCCCATGCACACCGTAATAATATCCACTATGATGACAAATATTTTCCAAATAACCAAATCGAAACACCGCATAATATCGGTGTTCAAATTGCTTCAAGTGGCCCCGATGAATCGTGGGAACAGATTAAATATGGTTATCTTAAAATGATTTCAATGGCACAAAAAACAATTTATATCCAAACGCCTTACTTTATCCCTGACGAAGCCTTTATGGATGCCTTAAAAATTGCAGCACTCGGTGGTGTGGAAGTCAATATTATGATTCCAAATAAACCCGATCATCCTTTCGTTTACTGGGCAACTTATAAAAATGTTGCAAGTCTTATCGAAGCAGGTGCACGTGTTTATCTTTATGATAATGGCTTCTTACACGCTAAAACGTTGACCATAGATGATGAAATCACAAGTGTTGGTACAACAAATATGGATAATCGTAGCTTCACACTCAACTTTGAAGTCAACGCTTTTGTATATAATGAAACATTGGCACAGCAAGTTAAAGATAGCTTTGAGCAAGACTTAAAAGTATGCTCTGAATTAACACAAGAACGCTATGACCAACGTGGCTTATGGATTAAATTTAAAGAATCAATAAGCCAGCTACTCACCCCAATATTATAA
- a CDS encoding HD domain-containing protein: MHPHIKAAYDYMKLSHAEDTTGHDIAHVKRVHHLAKNLAQSYPDANAYVIEMAALLHDTVDDKLVDSKTAYTSLQSFMDACPVSNKEQHAILYIIDNISFRKSKQVGKLQTLEAQIVQDADRLDAIGAIGIARTFQYSGHFNEPMWTDDVAPDELQKEVTHLSPSAIKHFYEKLLTLKNLMNTPEAQRIATQRHQFMKTFLQQFFDEWNSTDI, translated from the coding sequence ATGCACCCACATATTAAAGCAGCTTATGATTATATGAAATTATCACATGCTGAAGATACTACTGGACATGATATCGCTCATGTTAAGCGCGTGCATCACCTCGCCAAAAATCTTGCGCAATCTTATCCTGATGCTAATGCATATGTTATTGAAATGGCTGCCCTTTTGCATGATACTGTAGATGATAAGCTCGTTGATTCTAAAACAGCTTATACGTCACTTCAATCTTTTATGGACGCATGCCCTGTCTCAAATAAAGAGCAACACGCCATTCTTTATATTATTGACAACATAAGCTTTCGAAAATCAAAACAAGTTGGAAAACTACAAACACTCGAAGCGCAAATCGTCCAAGACGCAGACCGTTTAGATGCAATCGGTGCAATCGGCATCGCACGTACATTTCAATATTCAGGTCATTTTAACGAACCTATGTGGACAGATGATGTGGCACCTGATGAGCTCCAAAAAGAAGTTACGCATTTATCTCCTTCTGCAATTAAACACTTTTATGAAAAATTATTGACTTTAAAAAACTTGATGAATACACCAGAGGCTCAACGTATTGCAACACAGCGCCATCAATTTATGAAGACATTTCTCCAGCAATTTTTTGATGAGTGGAATAGTACTGATATATAA
- the yidC gene encoding membrane protein insertase YidC, producing the protein MKNKALLTMLLGITVLLAGCDYSKPENRDGFFFNTFVAPMDKLIHWLGHQLDNNYGLAIIIIVLVVRIVLLPFMLSNYKNMHMMREKMKIAKPDITAVQEKVKRARTQEDKMAANQEMMQVYKKYGMNPMASMMGCLPLILQMPIIMGLYFVLRYPSGGGITKYSDFLWFQLDKPDIWITIIAGVLYFFQAYVSLTNMPQEQRQMGYMMMIISPIMIIWISFTSAAALGLYWSVSAAFLVVQTYIANVVYSKKAQEEVGPLIKKIEEKKKQNSKSGKNTQVVSKKKKKK; encoded by the coding sequence ATGAAGAACAAAGCGCTATTAACGATGCTTTTAGGTATCACTGTGTTATTAGCTGGGTGTGATTATAGCAAACCTGAAAACAGAGACGGTTTCTTTTTCAATACGTTTGTTGCACCAATGGATAAGTTAATTCATTGGTTGGGTCATCAACTAGATAATAACTATGGTCTAGCTATTATTATTATCGTATTAGTTGTGCGTATCGTATTGTTACCTTTTATGTTATCTAACTATAAAAACATGCATATGATGCGTGAAAAGATGAAAATTGCAAAACCAGATATTACGGCAGTTCAAGAAAAAGTGAAGAGAGCACGTACACAAGAAGATAAAATGGCTGCCAACCAAGAAATGATGCAAGTTTATAAAAAGTATGGTATGAACCCAATGGCAAGTATGATGGGATGTTTACCATTAATTCTTCAAATGCCAATTATTATGGGACTATACTTTGTCTTGAGATATCCATCAGGTGGTGGTATTACAAAGTATTCTGACTTCTTATGGTTCCAATTAGATAAGCCAGATATTTGGATTACTATTATTGCCGGTGTGCTTTATTTCTTCCAAGCATATGTGTCATTAACAAATATGCCACAAGAACAGCGTCAAATGGGATATATGATGATGATCATCTCACCAATCATGATTATTTGGATCTCATTTACATCTGCTGCGGCATTAGGTTTATATTGGTCCGTATCAGCAGCTTTCCTTGTTGTTCAAACGTACATTGCAAATGTTGTGTACAGTAAGAAAGCACAAGAAGAGGTAGGACCACTTATAAAAAAAATTGAAGAAAAAAAGAAACAAAATAGCAAATCAGGTAAAAACACACAAGTTGTTTCTAAAAAGAAGAAAAAGAAATAG